Proteins co-encoded in one Plasmodium berghei ANKA genome assembly, chromosome: 11 genomic window:
- a CDS encoding DnaJ protein, putative, translating into MNYHKILGVTRNACKKTIREAYLKKVKLYHPDLNKSPDATTKFKQIQEAYQALYNDNYSQKLYDSENTYNQRSNSENKKSNKNYNEFNDFHRAFYEEFRRMTKQEKHDEYARYTNNNYRYSINDIFHKYPREFFYINLMFKLFPLLVVPAIFLFVVYKQYILKSYFKEKPILIYDSYGRAFLIDTHGRKFRASEFDKY; encoded by the exons atgaattatcaTAAGATTTTAG GTGTAACAAGAAATGCttgtaaaaaaacaattcgTGAGGCatacttaaaaaaagtCAAATTATACCACCCagatttaaataaaagcCCTGATGCCACAACAAAATTTAAGCAAATTCAGGAAGCATATCAAGCTctatataatgataattacTCAC AAAAATTGTATGATAGCGAAAATACTTATAATCAAAGAAGCAATtctgaaaataaaaaaagcaataaaaattataatgagTTCAACGATTTCCATAGAGCATTTTATGAAGAATTTCGTAGAATGACGAAACAGGAAAAACACGACGAATATGca AGATATACGAATAATAATTACAGATACAGCATTAATgacatttttcataaatatcctagggaatttttttacataaatttaatgtttaaattatttccCCTATTAGTGGTTCCAGCTATATTCCTTTTTGTTGTATATAAgcaatatat ttTGAAGAGctattttaaagaaaagCCAATACTTATATATGACTCATATG GGCGAGCCTTTTTGATAGATACGCATGGGAGGAAATTTAG AGCATCTGAATTCGATAAGTATTAa